A window of the Roseburia sp. 831b genome harbors these coding sequences:
- the pfkB gene encoding 1-phosphofructokinase: MIYTVTFNPSLDYIVTVKDFTCGVVNRTCDEIIYPGGKGINVSMVLKNLGYENTALGFLSGFTGEKIQALLKEKGVATDFIPVETGMSRINVKLRSNEETEINGQGPKIEEKHIQELYRKLDELKDGDVLVLAGSIPDVMPGSMYMDIMKHLSDRKLKIVVDATKDLLVNVLEYHPFLIKPNNHELGEIFNVTLEKKDEVVEYAKRLQGKGARNVLVSMAGEGAVLVTENGEVYKADAPKGILKNSVGAGDSMVAGFLAGYLEKENYKDAFAMGVCTGSASAFSEELATKEEVAALLEKNKYLFE, from the coding sequence ATGATTTATACTGTAACGTTTAATCCATCTCTGGATTACATTGTCACAGTCAAGGATTTTACCTGCGGAGTGGTAAACCGGACCTGTGATGAGATTATTTATCCAGGCGGAAAAGGAATCAACGTATCGATGGTTTTGAAAAATCTTGGATATGAGAACACAGCGCTCGGCTTTTTATCAGGATTCACCGGAGAAAAGATACAGGCTCTTTTAAAAGAGAAAGGAGTTGCGACAGATTTCATTCCGGTAGAAACAGGAATGTCCCGCATCAACGTAAAACTTCGTTCGAATGAAGAGACCGAGATTAACGGACAGGGTCCTAAGATTGAAGAAAAACATATTCAGGAACTTTACCGGAAACTGGATGAATTAAAAGATGGCGATGTCCTTGTGTTAGCGGGCAGCATTCCAGACGTGATGCCGGGTTCTATGTACATGGATATCATGAAACATTTAAGTGACCGCAAGTTAAAAATTGTGGTAGATGCCACAAAAGACCTTTTGGTCAATGTGTTAGAGTATCATCCGTTTTTGATTAAGCCAAACAATCACGAACTTGGTGAAATTTTTAACGTAACACTGGAGAAAAAAGACGAAGTTGTGGAATACGCAAAACGCCTTCAGGGAAAAGGTGCAAGAAACGTACTTGTTTCCATGGCGGGCGAAGGAGCTGTGCTGGTAACGGAAAATGGAGAAGTTTACAAGGCAGATGCGCCAAAAGGAATTCTTAAGAATTCAGTCGGAGCAGGCGATTCCATGGTGGCGGGTTTCCTTGCAGGATATTTGGAAAAAGAAAACTACAAAGATGCATTTGCAATGGGGGTTTGTACCGGAAGTGCATCGGCTTTTTCAGAGGAACTTGCGACAAAGGAAGAAGTAGCTGCATTGCTTGAGAAGAACAAATACCTATTTGAATAA
- a CDS encoding phosphatase PAP2 family protein: MKNERINMCGGVIYLLGFVLWTIMIQVFDVKPEGIDGTDIGFSTINVWFHNLTGVHMKIYTITDWLGLVAVFVCMGFGLLGLCQWIKRRKLLKVDFDIRMLGVFYVIVILEYLIFEMIPINYRPIFIEGRMEASYPSSTTLLVLSVMPTLIFELKRRMKKELVRKILILVTASFSLFMVIGRTVAGVHWLTDIVGAILLSTGSYLIYKAIVLMHDKR; encoded by the coding sequence ATGAAAAATGAAAGAATAAACATGTGCGGTGGAGTGATATACTTATTGGGATTTGTCTTATGGACAATTATGATTCAGGTGTTTGATGTGAAGCCTGAAGGAATAGACGGAACAGATATTGGTTTTTCGACAATCAATGTCTGGTTTCATAACCTGACAGGTGTTCATATGAAAATTTATACCATCACAGACTGGCTTGGTCTTGTTGCTGTATTTGTATGCATGGGTTTTGGACTGTTGGGATTATGTCAGTGGATCAAAAGAAGAAAACTTTTAAAGGTGGATTTTGACATCCGAATGCTTGGTGTGTTTTATGTCATTGTAATTTTGGAGTATTTGATTTTTGAGATGATACCGATTAATTACAGACCAATTTTTATCGAAGGAAGAATGGAAGCATCGTATCCATCGTCTACAACACTCCTTGTGCTAAGTGTAATGCCGACCTTAATATTTGAATTGAAAAGGCGGATGAAGAAAGAACTTGTGCGAAAAATACTTATACTTGTGACAGCATCATTTAGTCTTTTTATGGTAATCGGAAGAACTGTTGCAGGAGTTCACTGGCTGACAGATATTGTTGGTGCAATCCTGCTAAGTACAGGTTCTTATCTGATATATAAAGCAATCGTTTTGATGCATGATAAGAGGTGA
- a CDS encoding DUF998 domain-containing protein, whose translation MRKKNFMNYCGLLGIVALLSYTAAVVFSPLAYPGYNWMAQAVSDLSATNAPSLRLWNQLSSLYNICTLICAMMVCAGIQGKGSRLLRTGIYLFTAMEWISAVGFSVFPLSDSGYAGTFQDKMHILSTILVVLLSIVSLVILIIAGVKRKEYRSFGVFAGIALGMMLVGALGMNIVPKEYFGVVERFSVFAAVGYNAVLGIELFRIDL comes from the coding sequence ATGAGAAAAAAGAATTTTATGAATTATTGTGGACTGCTTGGAATTGTGGCATTACTTTCTTACACAGCGGCGGTTGTGTTTTCTCCACTTGCTTATCCCGGATATAACTGGATGGCACAGGCAGTCAGTGATCTGAGTGCTACGAATGCTCCGTCTCTGCGACTGTGGAATCAGCTTAGCAGCCTGTATAATATTTGTACTTTAATCTGTGCCATGATGGTTTGCGCAGGGATACAGGGAAAAGGAAGCAGGTTACTACGAACCGGAATCTATCTGTTTACCGCAATGGAGTGGATATCGGCAGTGGGATTTTCCGTGTTTCCGTTAAGTGATAGTGGCTATGCAGGGACATTTCAGGATAAAATGCATATTCTTTCAACGATTTTAGTTGTACTGCTATCCATCGTTTCGCTTGTTATACTTATCATAGCAGGAGTGAAGAGGAAAGAATATCGCAGTTTCGGTGTGTTTGCAGGAATTGCTCTGGGAATGATGTTAGTTGGTGCACTTGGAATGAATATCGTACCGAAAGAATATTTTGGTGTTGTTGAGCGGTTCAGCGTTTTTGCGGCAGTAGGATATAATGCAGTGCTGGGAATAGAATTGTTCAGAATTGACTTATGA
- a CDS encoding TetR/AcrR family transcriptional regulator produces the protein MPSSPKIKKEDMLKTALDIVMESGYSALNIKEVAKRLGCSTAPISWQFGGMDGLRTELIPFAEQYVEEEYYRRKEAVDELSAFELRGRGTIELALDKPMLFQFLYMGDRSQLLSAGFQLNTENNTGIYKPLADRLGITVSQATDFSMTMIIYTHGICSLIASGIVKDTKENMFQMIHNTGITYLEDNMGYDQIVRL, from the coding sequence ATGCCAAGTAGTCCCAAAATTAAAAAAGAAGATATGCTGAAAACAGCATTGGATATTGTAATGGAGAGTGGATATTCAGCTCTAAATATTAAAGAGGTAGCGAAAAGGCTGGGATGCTCTACGGCACCGATTTCATGGCAGTTTGGCGGTATGGACGGTTTGAGAACAGAGCTAATCCCGTTTGCAGAGCAATATGTGGAAGAAGAATATTATCGCAGAAAGGAAGCTGTTGATGAATTATCAGCATTTGAGCTAAGAGGCAGAGGGACGATTGAGCTGGCGCTTGATAAGCCAATGCTTTTTCAGTTTCTCTATATGGGAGACAGGAGTCAGCTTTTAAGTGCAGGATTTCAGTTGAATACTGAGAATAATACAGGAATTTACAAACCATTAGCAGACAGGCTTGGAATTACTGTAAGTCAGGCAACAGATTTTTCTATGACAATGATTATATATACACATGGAATTTGTTCGCTGATTGCATCCGGGATTGTCAAGGATACAAAGGAGAATATGTTTCAGATGATCCACAATACAGGCATTACATATTTGGAAGATAATATGGGTTACGACCAGATTGTGAGATTATAA
- a CDS encoding ATP-binding cassette domain-containing protein, with protein MEKKILKLTKTPLHKTIGFFFLCVAVSALSILEPYLLQDLLSKAEKHAIKITDVAVLLIIVVFCARTVLSFWKKKKVFENRNESMIAVSESLAGHLLKCKEQVFSIYTPTYLVARIVDEIFQLEGILVYKLMDGIISAAICLFYFIWLFHCNVFVGTMTVVLLVADYVFALKLPLTKVYREHNEALARLKDETANLLDGVIQVKVSDSYEKELVRFRESWNRYTQKLMKRDLMRQLQLISGDTCKQFGNILMIVVCAWFLSCQKIDLANFVLMLNLYQYIWGMSSVVESLIPQYKQGITASERIAEIFDFEEEQIREEMSEKPDQMKIESVGFEHVSFSYQGKTVLQDCTFLAKRGELISLAGQSGCGKSTILSLLLGLEEPDSGAITVNGKKVTAKTLRQIRNQVGYVNQQTFLFHRTIRENLTYNVEQEIKDETLLELLQEFDLKERICTMKDGLDTVLTGEMEILSGGEKQRVGIIRELLKKPQILLLDECSAHVDAKIEEGIYRELKKQNSNMIQIQVAHKETALSHSDRIYQI; from the coding sequence ATGGAAAAGAAAATACTCAAACTAACAAAAACACCGCTACATAAAACAATTGGATTCTTTTTCCTGTGCGTGGCAGTATCTGCGCTTAGCATCTTGGAACCTTATTTATTACAGGACCTTTTAAGCAAGGCAGAAAAACATGCCATTAAAATCACAGATGTGGCAGTGTTACTGATAATTGTGGTGTTTTGTGCCAGGACAGTGCTTTCTTTCTGGAAAAAGAAGAAGGTTTTTGAAAACCGCAACGAAAGCATGATTGCAGTTTCGGAGTCATTGGCAGGACACCTCCTAAAATGTAAGGAGCAGGTGTTTTCGATATACACACCGACATACCTGGTGGCACGAATTGTTGATGAAATATTTCAACTAGAAGGAATTCTTGTCTATAAGCTGATGGATGGAATCATCAGCGCTGCGATATGTCTTTTTTATTTTATCTGGCTGTTTCATTGTAATGTTTTTGTGGGAACCATGACGGTTGTGTTGCTGGTGGCGGATTATGTGTTTGCATTAAAACTTCCCCTGACAAAGGTGTATCGGGAACATAACGAAGCACTTGCCAGATTAAAAGATGAGACTGCTAATCTTTTGGATGGTGTGATTCAGGTAAAAGTAAGCGATTCCTACGAGAAAGAACTGGTACGTTTTCGTGAAAGCTGGAATCGCTACACTCAAAAGTTAATGAAACGTGATTTGATGCGGCAGCTACAACTGATTTCTGGTGATACCTGTAAGCAGTTTGGCAATATCTTGATGATAGTGGTGTGTGCCTGGTTTTTGTCATGCCAGAAAATAGACTTGGCGAACTTTGTACTAATGTTAAATCTTTATCAATATATTTGGGGCATGTCCTCGGTAGTCGAGAGTCTGATTCCACAATATAAACAAGGGATAACGGCATCTGAACGAATTGCAGAGATTTTTGATTTCGAGGAGGAACAGATACGGGAAGAAATGTCGGAAAAACCAGATCAAATGAAAATTGAGAGCGTTGGGTTTGAACATGTATCTTTTTCCTATCAGGGGAAAACGGTTTTGCAGGACTGCACCTTTCTTGCCAAAAGAGGAGAACTCATATCACTGGCAGGACAAAGTGGGTGCGGAAAAAGTACCATTTTATCTCTGCTGCTCGGTCTGGAGGAGCCGGACAGCGGGGCAATCACTGTAAATGGCAAAAAGGTGACTGCAAAAACGCTCCGGCAGATTCGAAATCAGGTTGGTTATGTAAACCAACAAACCTTTTTGTTTCACCGGACAATTCGGGAAAACTTAACGTATAACGTAGAGCAGGAAATCAAGGATGAGACATTGTTAGAGCTTTTGCAGGAATTTGACTTAAAAGAACGAATATGCACTATGAAAGATGGGCTTGATACCGTTTTGACCGGAGAGATGGAGATTTTGTCAGGAGGAGAAAAGCAACGCGTGGGTATTATCCGGGAGCTGTTGAAGAAACCACAGATTTTGCTGCTTGACGAGTGTAGCGCACACGTGGATGCTAAAATTGAGGAGGGAATATATCGGGAATTGAAAAAGCAAAATTCCAATATGATTCAGATTCAGGTTGCACACAAAGAGACGGCGCTTTCCCATAGCGACCGGATTTACCAAATTTAA
- a CDS encoding TetR/AcrR family transcriptional regulator, protein MGTNRKEEIILTTLELAAEKGLAGVSMSMIADKIGIKKPSLYKHFSSKDEIVEAMYQFLREQSKKNANIKPVDFSQLFQGKTAYEVLQGVVQGYVNMNHQEKLLTFYKVIYSERSIQPMAARIVAEETERMIIATKQLFYAMEVHKLLHFENADMSAVSFAMTVHGLMDYELDQKYGYDEEPKNLLDEYLKWFCTENQVEAGD, encoded by the coding sequence ATGGGCACAAACAGAAAAGAAGAAATCATTCTGACAACGTTAGAGTTAGCTGCCGAAAAAGGACTTGCGGGAGTTTCCATGAGTATGATTGCTGATAAGATTGGTATCAAAAAGCCATCGCTTTATAAGCATTTTTCATCCAAGGATGAAATTGTGGAAGCAATGTATCAGTTTCTCAGAGAGCAGTCCAAGAAAAATGCCAATATAAAGCCTGTGGATTTCAGCCAGCTTTTTCAAGGGAAAACTGCATATGAAGTATTGCAAGGAGTGGTGCAAGGTTATGTCAATATGAATCATCAGGAAAAGTTGCTTACATTTTATAAGGTTATATACTCTGAGCGTAGCATCCAGCCGATGGCAGCAAGAATCGTTGCGGAAGAAACTGAGAGAATGATCATTGCAACAAAACAGCTATTTTATGCAATGGAAGTACATAAGCTGCTTCATTTTGAAAATGCTGATATGAGTGCAGTAAGCTTTGCAATGACGGTTCATGGACTGATGGATTATGAACTGGATCAGAAGTATGGATATGATGAAGAACCCAAAAATCTTCTGGATGAATATCTGAAATGGTTTTGTACGGAGAATCAAGTGGAAGCTGGTGATTAA
- the ptsP gene encoding phosphoenolpyruvate--protein phosphotransferase: MIVEGKSVFAGIAIGRVSVYDKKDNQVKRYKVTDVEAEIKRFEDARDKAKEQLAVFYEKALKEVGEVNAAIFEVHQMMLDDLDYVESITNMIRSQEVNAEFAVAGTGDNFSAMFAAMDDDYMRERAADVKDISNRVISILQGNEGGGLTGDEPFILLADDLAPSETVQLDKSKVLSFVTRHGSTNSHTAILARTMNIPAIIGADYPEDADGKMAIVDGFAGKLILDPDEKTLAEYQKKKEEEENKKRLLQELKGKETVTLDGKKLHLYANIGGVADVASVLSNDAEGIGLFRSEFLYLESDTYPTEEAQFQAYKTVAENMAGKKVIIRTLDIGADKQVDYFQLGKEDNPAMGYRAIRICLDQPEIFKTQLRAIYRASYYGTISIMFPMIISVSEVKKIKEIVAEVKAELDAEGIPYKDCELGIMIETPAAVMISDLLAKEVDFFSIGTNDLTQYTLAIDRQNPRLDNIYDSHHEAVLRMLQMVVDNGHKEGCWVGICGELGADTTLTETFVKMGFDELSVSPSMVLSVREKVRNAKFSS, translated from the coding sequence ATGATCGTAGAAGGGAAAAGCGTTTTTGCAGGAATCGCAATTGGACGTGTATCTGTATATGATAAAAAGGACAACCAGGTAAAAAGATACAAAGTGACAGATGTTGAAGCAGAAATCAAACGGTTTGAGGATGCAAGGGACAAGGCAAAAGAACAGCTTGCCGTTTTCTATGAAAAAGCATTGAAAGAAGTTGGGGAAGTCAATGCTGCCATCTTTGAAGTACACCAGATGATGTTAGATGACCTCGATTACGTGGAATCCATTACGAACATGATTCGTTCCCAGGAGGTCAACGCAGAGTTTGCGGTAGCAGGAACCGGTGACAACTTCTCAGCCATGTTTGCAGCAATGGATGATGATTACATGAGAGAACGTGCAGCGGACGTAAAAGATATCTCCAACCGTGTCATCTCTATTTTACAGGGAAATGAGGGCGGTGGCTTAACCGGCGATGAGCCTTTCATTCTGCTTGCGGATGACCTTGCGCCAAGTGAAACGGTCCAACTAGACAAAAGTAAAGTACTTTCCTTTGTGACCCGTCATGGTTCGACCAATTCCCATACTGCAATCCTGGCAAGAACCATGAATATCCCGGCAATTATCGGGGCAGATTACCCGGAGGATGCCGATGGCAAAATGGCAATTGTAGATGGATTTGCAGGAAAATTAATTTTAGATCCAGATGAAAAAACATTAGCAGAGTATCAGAAAAAGAAAGAAGAAGAGGAGAATAAGAAACGTCTTCTTCAGGAATTAAAAGGAAAAGAGACCGTCACCCTGGATGGAAAGAAACTACATTTGTACGCGAATATCGGTGGTGTTGCGGATGTCGCAAGTGTGTTAAGCAATGATGCAGAGGGAATCGGACTTTTCCGAAGCGAATTCTTATACTTAGAATCCGATACCTACCCAACCGAAGAAGCACAGTTTCAGGCATATAAGACGGTAGCAGAAAATATGGCAGGCAAAAAGGTCATTATCCGAACGTTGGATATTGGTGCAGACAAGCAGGTAGATTACTTCCAGCTTGGAAAAGAGGATAACCCGGCGATGGGATACCGTGCAATCCGAATCTGCCTGGATCAGCCGGAGATTTTTAAGACCCAGCTTCGTGCGATTTATCGTGCAAGTTATTACGGAACCATTTCCATCATGTTCCCAATGATTATCTCCGTTTCTGAGGTGAAAAAAATCAAAGAGATTGTCGCTGAGGTGAAAGCGGAACTCGATGCGGAAGGAATTCCGTACAAAGATTGTGAGCTTGGTATCATGATTGAGACACCGGCAGCCGTGATGATTAGTGATCTTCTTGCAAAAGAAGTAGACTTTTTCTCCATCGGCACAAACGATCTGACTCAGTATACACTCGCAATCGACCGTCAGAATCCAAGACTGGACAACATTTATGATTCTCATCATGAAGCGGTTCTTCGTATGCTTCAGATGGTCGTGGATAACGGCCATAAAGAAGGCTGCTGGGTTGGAATCTGTGGAGAACTCGGTGCAGACACCACACTCACGGAAACATTTGTCAAAATGGGATTTGATGAATTATCCGTTTCTCCATCCATGGTATTGTCCGTGCGCGAGAAAGTGAGAAATGCAAAATTTTCATCTTAA
- a CDS encoding DeoR/GlpR family DNA-binding transcription regulator has translation MLTEERFARILSILESMGSVTVQQLMTELDASESTIRRDLTALDAKGQLTKVHGGAILKATGYNTIDDNVISRKGMNAEAKEVIAKYAANLIEPGDFVYLDAGTTTERMIDFITCKQAVFVTNAISHAKKLSELGFTVYILGGEFKAVTEAIVGEEAVTTLDKYNFTKGFWGANGVNMQKGFSTPEIKEALVKKKSMENCKDRYILCDETKFSKISSVTFAAFTDATVITTGLKQKAFLSCKNVCNITT, from the coding sequence GTGCTGACAGAAGAAAGATTTGCAAGGATTTTATCCATACTAGAAAGTATGGGAAGTGTGACGGTGCAGCAGCTGATGACAGAACTGGATGCTTCCGAATCCACGATTCGCAGGGATTTGACTGCACTGGATGCCAAAGGGCAGCTCACGAAGGTTCACGGAGGAGCAATTTTAAAAGCGACAGGTTACAACACGATTGATGATAATGTTATCAGTCGAAAGGGAATGAATGCGGAGGCGAAAGAAGTCATTGCCAAATATGCGGCAAATCTGATTGAGCCAGGCGATTTTGTTTATCTGGATGCCGGAACGACAACGGAGCGAATGATTGATTTTATTACCTGCAAACAGGCAGTGTTTGTGACGAACGCCATTTCCCATGCGAAGAAGTTATCGGAACTTGGATTTACCGTTTATATTTTAGGAGGCGAATTCAAGGCGGTGACGGAGGCAATCGTCGGGGAGGAAGCCGTTACAACACTTGACAAATATAATTTCACAAAAGGATTTTGGGGTGCCAACGGTGTGAACATGCAGAAAGGTTTTTCCACACCGGAAATCAAGGAGGCGCTCGTGAAAAAGAAATCCATGGAGAACTGTAAGGATCGCTACATTCTTTGCGATGAGACAAAGTTTTCCAAAATTTCGAGTGTCACGTTTGCAGCTTTTACGGATGCAACGGTTATCACAACTGGATTAAAACAAAAGGCATTTTTATCCTGTAAGAATGTCTGTAATATTACAACCTAA
- a CDS encoding PTS fructose transporter subunit IIABC, translating into MKIRDLLAPESIDLNGSAAGKKEVLDQMVALMAKSGKINDVETYRKGVYAREEESTTGIGEGIAIPHCKSDAVSKPGLAAMVLKDGVDFDALDGEKVHLIFLIAAPNTEDNVHLDVLSKLSVLLMDENFTNSLKSATSVSEFLAVIDKAEAGKDEAEAGKEKETVSHASGKKVLAVTGCPTGIAHTYMAAEALEKAGEAAGCDIKVETRGSGGAKNVLTSAEIAAADCIIVAADTKVPMDRFDGKKVIQCQVSDGISKADQLIERAMNGDAPVFKADGKAQVQESTGKDGVGHKIYTHLMNGVSHMLPFVVGGGILIAIAFLIDGFAVDLNSLPLDQRSNFGTITPIAAMFKSIGGVAFGFMLPILAGFIAMSIADRPGLVVGFVGGAIAANGTSGFLGALVAGFVAGYLVLLLKKIFSKLPESLDGIKTILLYPVFGVLLIGIIMMYVVEPPIGFLNTAINNGLNGLNGASAILLGALLGGMMSVDMGGPVNKAAYVFGTASIAAGNYNIMAAVMVGGMVPPIAIALATIFFKKKFTKEERKAGPTNFIMGLSFISEGAIPFAASDPLHVLPSCIVGSAVAGALSMAFGCTLMAPHGGIFVVPTIGNPLMYLVALAAGSVVGCLLLGVLKKDVEA; encoded by the coding sequence ATGAAGATCAGAGATTTGCTGGCACCGGAAAGCATTGACTTAAACGGCAGCGCAGCAGGAAAAAAAGAAGTACTTGATCAGATGGTTGCCTTAATGGCAAAAAGTGGAAAAATCAACGATGTTGAGACGTATCGGAAAGGTGTGTATGCAAGGGAAGAAGAAAGTACAACCGGTATCGGGGAAGGAATTGCCATTCCGCATTGTAAATCGGATGCGGTTTCAAAGCCGGGTCTTGCAGCAATGGTATTAAAAGATGGTGTCGATTTCGATGCATTAGATGGAGAGAAAGTTCATCTTATTTTCTTAATTGCAGCGCCAAATACAGAGGATAACGTTCACCTGGACGTACTCAGCAAACTGTCCGTCTTATTGATGGATGAAAACTTTACCAACAGCCTGAAATCAGCTACAAGTGTAAGTGAATTCTTAGCAGTCATTGATAAGGCAGAAGCTGGTAAGGATGAGGCAGAAGCGGGAAAAGAAAAAGAGACAGTATCCCATGCTTCCGGTAAAAAGGTGCTTGCCGTAACCGGATGCCCAACCGGAATTGCACATACTTACATGGCAGCAGAGGCATTGGAGAAAGCCGGCGAGGCAGCAGGATGCGATATCAAAGTTGAGACAAGAGGTTCCGGCGGTGCCAAAAATGTATTGACAAGTGCAGAAATTGCAGCAGCCGACTGTATTATCGTCGCAGCAGATACCAAAGTTCCAATGGATCGTTTCGATGGCAAGAAAGTCATTCAGTGCCAGGTATCCGATGGTATCAGCAAAGCAGACCAGTTAATTGAAAGAGCCATGAATGGAGATGCTCCAGTCTTTAAAGCAGATGGAAAAGCACAGGTTCAGGAATCTACCGGAAAAGATGGCGTTGGTCATAAGATTTATACACACCTGATGAATGGTGTATCCCACATGCTTCCATTTGTAGTGGGCGGTGGTATCTTAATTGCAATCGCATTCTTAATCGATGGATTTGCCGTAGATTTGAACTCTCTTCCATTAGACCAAAGATCCAACTTCGGTACGATTACACCAATCGCAGCAATGTTTAAATCCATCGGTGGCGTCGCATTCGGATTCATGTTACCAATCTTAGCCGGATTTATTGCAATGAGTATTGCAGACAGACCGGGACTTGTAGTTGGATTTGTCGGCGGAGCAATCGCAGCAAACGGTACATCCGGTTTCTTAGGTGCATTGGTAGCAGGTTTCGTAGCTGGTTACTTAGTACTTCTGTTAAAGAAAATCTTTAGCAAATTACCGGAAAGCTTAGACGGAATCAAGACGATTTTGCTATATCCGGTATTCGGAGTGTTGCTTATCGGTATCATTATGATGTATGTGGTTGAACCTCCAATCGGTTTCCTAAACACAGCAATCAACAATGGATTGAATGGTTTAAATGGTGCAAGCGCAATTTTACTTGGAGCACTCTTAGGCGGAATGATGTCTGTTGATATGGGTGGCCCAGTCAACAAAGCAGCTTATGTATTCGGTACAGCTTCTATCGCTGCCGGAAACTACAACATCATGGCAGCTGTTATGGTTGGTGGAATGGTTCCTCCAATCGCAATCGCATTAGCAACCATCTTCTTCAAAAAGAAATTTACAAAAGAAGAAAGAAAAGCAGGTCCTACAAACTTCATTATGGGATTATCCTTCATCTCAGAGGGTGCCATTCCATTTGCAGCATCGGACCCATTACATGTACTTCCATCCTGTATCGTTGGTTCTGCAGTAGCAGGAGCATTATCCATGGCATTTGGATGTACCTTAATGGCACCTCATGGAGGAATCTTCGTAGTACCAACCATCGGAAATCCACTCATGTACTTAGTTGCATTGGCGGCAGGTTCCGTTGTAGGATGCTTGTTACTCGGCGTTTTAAAGAAGGATGTAGAAGCTTAA
- a CDS encoding helix-turn-helix domain-containing protein, with protein sequence MGFHEKLQELRKSRNLTQEELAEELYVSRTAISKWESGRGYPSIDSLKAIAGFFSISIDELLSADALVSIAEKENRSNIQRICDVLFGTVDLIGILLALLPLYSRQMDNSVIAVNLWNFKPENNWISIICWVLIVAFVLLGIVKIVLNYMHIDKGKDIITISSVLISMIAVLYFSMVRETYCVVIVFLQLMIKGGLLFYAIGKGGMKERKDA encoded by the coding sequence TTGGGATTTCATGAAAAATTACAGGAACTAAGAAAAAGCAGAAACCTCACACAGGAAGAACTGGCAGAGGAGCTATATGTTTCGAGAACTGCAATCTCAAAATGGGAATCGGGCAGAGGATATCCCAGTATTGATTCATTAAAAGCAATAGCAGGCTTCTTTTCCATTTCGATTGATGAACTTCTGTCGGCAGACGCTTTGGTATCTATTGCTGAAAAGGAAAACAGGTCAAATATCCAAAGAATATGTGATGTGTTGTTTGGAACTGTTGATTTAATCGGAATCTTGCTTGCACTATTGCCTCTATACTCCAGACAGATGGATAACTCTGTAATAGCAGTGAATCTCTGGAATTTTAAACCGGAAAATAATTGGATTAGTATTATCTGCTGGGTTCTGATTGTGGCATTCGTTCTACTTGGAATTGTAAAAATAGTATTAAATTATATGCATATAGATAAGGGAAAAGATATTATTACTATCAGTTCCGTATTGATCAGCATGATAGCGGTCTTGTATTTTTCAATGGTAAGAGAAACCTATTGCGTTGTGATAGTTTTTCTTCAGTTGATGATAAAAGGCGGGTTACTTTTTTATGCTATTGGGAAAGGCGGTATGAAGGAGCGTAAGGATGCTTGA
- a CDS encoding HPr family phosphocarrier protein has protein sequence MKEFKYTITDPEGIHARPAGAFVKAAAAFPCKVTVTKDGKEVDAKRILGLMGLGVKSGMEITLKTDGEQEDEAIESLSKFLQENL, from the coding sequence ATGAAAGAATTCAAATATACAATCACAGATCCAGAAGGAATCCACGCAAGACCAGCAGGAGCTTTTGTAAAAGCTGCCGCAGCATTTCCATGTAAAGTAACTGTTACAAAAGACGGAAAAGAAGTAGATGCAAAAAGAATCTTAGGTCTTATGGGCTTAGGTGTAAAGAGTGGTATGGAAATCACATTAAAGACAGACGGCGAACAGGAAGACGAAGCAATCGAATCCTTAAGCAAATTTTTACAGGAGAACTTATAG